The Micromonospora krabiensis genome window below encodes:
- a CDS encoding glycoside hydrolase — MSRRGQHRLRHHGTRRRAVLLGTLGASVVAGLVATMMPLLAADDLALRAVADTTATTVPQDGDNAAKTTLATCPAPCEGNPRGRRDAVVRFAVSGVPAGAANVRATLRVHAWQAYAATVSAHGSRVDAAAARPAPVTPEPVLDTVAGVRPGFNEWDVSALITGNGTWTLSLAQTGLDARVYWAATEHRDPELRPRLLLTYGMGVPASPVVTAPAAPTSPSVAPSSPSTPAPTVRPSRPPSSGTPGPSGSPGACGAVSPLLVPSCGAWWGMYAPAGPADGWDHGRAFAEVEAQVGRRFDIVHRYHDFSNAGSNGAFPDGYERQQMREGRLLFVAWESRIFATGTVLTWADVYSGRYDATIDAVAGRIRDVGAPVFLGFDHEPEDEPAKGTDAEFVRAWRHVHDRFAVAGADNAVWVWTMMGWSGHYDRYRGLYPGDRYVDWVAYDPYNFHVCNGSRVWKSPGTTIGTFYRWLDEQGLGAGKPRMLAEFGTNFDAADPTAKRRWFEEFPAALRAHPKIKAAVYFNSAGMTSTSATCDMTMNHDASSLAGFARAGRDDYLRQPPPFGYGPATVTDR, encoded by the coding sequence CCGACGACCTCGCCCTGCGGGCGGTGGCCGACACGACGGCGACCACGGTGCCGCAGGACGGTGACAATGCCGCCAAGACGACGCTGGCCACCTGCCCGGCCCCCTGCGAGGGAAACCCGCGTGGCCGCCGGGACGCGGTGGTCCGGTTCGCCGTGTCCGGCGTCCCCGCCGGGGCGGCCAACGTGCGGGCCACGCTGCGTGTGCACGCCTGGCAGGCGTACGCCGCGACGGTGAGCGCGCACGGCTCCCGGGTGGACGCGGCCGCGGCGCGCCCGGCTCCGGTGACGCCGGAGCCGGTGCTCGACACCGTGGCGGGCGTCCGGCCGGGGTTCAACGAGTGGGACGTCTCCGCGCTGATCACCGGCAACGGCACCTGGACGCTGTCGCTCGCGCAGACCGGGCTGGACGCGCGCGTCTACTGGGCTGCCACCGAGCACCGCGATCCGGAGCTGCGCCCCCGCCTGCTGCTGACGTACGGCATGGGCGTCCCGGCGTCGCCGGTGGTCACCGCGCCGGCCGCGCCCACGTCGCCGTCGGTCGCGCCCAGTTCCCCGTCGACGCCGGCGCCGACGGTGCGCCCGAGCCGTCCCCCGTCGAGCGGGACGCCCGGCCCGTCGGGGAGCCCCGGGGCCTGTGGCGCGGTGTCCCCGCTCCTGGTGCCGTCCTGCGGAGCCTGGTGGGGCATGTACGCGCCGGCCGGCCCGGCCGACGGCTGGGACCACGGTCGGGCGTTCGCCGAGGTGGAGGCCCAGGTCGGTCGGCGCTTCGACATCGTGCACCGCTACCACGACTTCTCCAACGCCGGCAGCAACGGCGCCTTCCCGGACGGCTACGAGCGGCAGCAGATGCGCGAGGGCCGGCTGCTCTTCGTCGCCTGGGAGTCCCGCATCTTCGCCACCGGAACGGTGCTGACCTGGGCCGACGTCTACAGTGGCCGGTACGACGCGACGATCGATGCGGTCGCCGGTCGGATCCGCGACGTCGGTGCCCCGGTGTTCCTCGGCTTCGACCACGAGCCGGAGGACGAGCCGGCGAAGGGCACCGACGCGGAGTTCGTGCGCGCCTGGCGGCACGTGCACGACCGGTTCGCGGTTGCCGGCGCGGACAACGCGGTCTGGGTCTGGACGATGATGGGCTGGTCGGGGCACTACGACCGCTACCGCGGCCTCTACCCCGGTGACCGGTACGTCGACTGGGTGGCCTACGACCCCTACAACTTCCACGTCTGCAACGGCAGTCGGGTGTGGAAGAGCCCCGGCACCACGATCGGCACGTTCTACCGCTGGCTGGACGAGCAGGGCCTCGGGGCCGGCAAGCCGCGGATGCTCGCCGAGTTCGGCACGAACTTCGACGCCGCCGACCCGACCGCGAAGCGCCGCTGGTTCGAGGAGTTCCCGGCGGCGCTGCGGGCCCATCCGAAGATCAAGGCGGCCGTCTACTTCAACTCGGCCGGTATGACCAGCACCTCCGCCACCTGTGACATGACGATGAACCACGATGCGTCGTCCCTGGCCGGCTTCGCCCGCGCGGGACGCGACGACTATCTGCGGCAGCCGCCACCGTTCGGTTACGGGCCGGCAACTGTGACCGAC